One genomic window of Pseudopipra pipra isolate bDixPip1 chromosome 17, bDixPip1.hap1, whole genome shotgun sequence includes the following:
- the SLCO4A1 gene encoding solute carrier organic anion transporter family member 4A1 — translation MAMPQNSTRENGFCFTQTLDFSHPSPRPGNAGRTFSAVSGLDACDTPVSNGITSPAVPSPSDSCAEPLCSTTPGEEETPFEEGIKYVSAEEEELACGWGGFTPRCLQLCNTSKGVLFFLCVASFLQGMTVNGFINTVITSIERRFDLRSYQSGLIASSYDIAACVCLTFVSYFGGNGHKPRWLGWGVLVMGLGSLLFALPHFTTAQYEAHSAAEVGVCGGNQSLPCSQAASSLSGYRFVFMLGQFLHGMGATPLYTLGVTYLDENVKTNYSPVYIAVFYTAAILGPAAGYLVGGMFLNIYTEIGREIGISPENTLWVGAWWIGFLGAGAASLLISIPILGYPQRLPGSQRYIVMRVSEAHQIKDGSHKKASDPDFGKTVKDLPRSVLLLLKNPTFIFLCLAGATEATLIAGMSTFGPKFLESQFSLSASEAATFFGYLVVPAGGGGTFLGGFLVNKFKLRCSGIIKLCLLCTVTSLLAILIFFIHCPNMPMAGVTQMYDGSALPGGHLNLTAACNAKCGCLQDTYSPVCGSDDIMYYSPCHAGCKKVSEKLRNGKKVYRECSCVNRTLLPGPGDAEAGKCTSSCAKKPLLLCFMFVVILFTFLSSIPALTATLRCVSDRQRSFALGIQWIVVRTLGGIPGPIAFGSMIDKSCLLWQDQCGEQGSCYVYQNSAMSRYTLIAGLVYKVLGTTFFIVSCLLYKPPPPESAPGSSGASENGNGDLQEHKPSLPAEEDI, via the exons ATGGCAATGCCCCAGAATTCCACCAGAGAAAATGGCTTTTGTTTCACTCAGACTCTTGACTTCTCCCACCCGTCTCCTCGTCCTGGCAATGCCGGCCGGACTTTCAGTGCTGTGAGCGGGCTGGATGCCTGTGACACCCCAGTGAGCAATGGCATCACCTCCCCCGCTGTGCCCAGCCCCTCTGACTCGTGTGCTGAACCCCTCTGCTCCACCACCCCGGGAGAGGAGGAGACCCCGTTCGAGGAAGGGATTAAATACGTGTCAGCTGAAGAGGAGGAACTGGCCTGTGGCTGGGGGGGTTTCACCCCCAGGTGCTTACAGCTCTGCAACACGTCCAAGGGCGTCTTGTTCTTCCTCTGCGTGGCCTCCTTCCTGCAAGGCATGACCGTGAACGGCTTCATCAACACCGTCATCACCTCCATCGAGCGCCGCTTCGACCTCCGCAGCTACCAGAGCGGGCTGATCGCCAGCTCCTACGACATCGCGGCCTGTGTCTGCCTGACCTTCGTCAGCTACTTTGGGGGGAACGGCCACAAACCAcgctggctgggctggggggtgcTGGTCATGGGCTTGGGCTCCCTGCTCTTCGCCTTGCCCCACTTCACCACGGCGCAGTACGAGGCACACTCGGCGGCCGAGGTGGGTGTCTGCGGGGGCAACCAGAGCCTGCCGTGCTCCCAGGCTGCCTCCAGCCTCTCCGGCTACAGGTTTGTCTTCATGCTGGGGCAGTTCCTGCACGGGATGGGAGCCACGCCGCTCTACACGCTCGGCGTCACCTATTTAGATGAAAACGTCAAGACTAACTACTCCCCTGTGTACATTG cTGTTTTCTACACTGCTGCAATCCTTGGGCCTGCAGCGGGTTATCTGGTAGGAGGAatgtttctaaatatttatactgaaaTTGGCAGAGA GATTGGCATCTCCCCGGAGAACACGCTGTGGGTGGGGGCGTGGTGGATCGGCTTCCTCGGGGCCGGAGCAGCCTCCCTCctcatctccatccccatcctggGGTACCCCCAGCGCCTCCCAG GATCTCAGCGATATATTGTTATGAGGGTGTCAGAGGCTCATCAGATAAAGGATGGGAGCCACAAAAAAGCATCGGATCCAGACTTCGGGAAAACAGTTAAAGATCTGCCTCG ATCAGTGCTGCTACTTCTGAAGAACCccaccttcatcttcctctgcttAGCAGGAGCAACCGAAGCCACCCTCATTGCTGGGATGTCCACCTTTGGACCCAAATTCCTGGAGTCTCAGTTTAGTTTAAGTGCCTCTGAAGCTGCTACATTTTTTG gTTATCTGGTCGTGCCAGCCGGAGGGGGAGGCACATTCCTGGGAGGATTCCTTGTGAATAAATTCAAACTCCGCTGTTCAGGAATCATCAAATTGTGTTTACTTTGCACAGTGACAAGTCTGCTGGcgatattgattttttttatccaCTGCCCTAACATGCCAATGGCAGGAGTAACCCAGATGTACGACGGAAG TGCTTTGCCCGGTGGGCACCTCAACCTGACAGCAGCCTGCAACGCCAAGTGTGGCTGTTTGCAGGACACCTACAGCCCTGTCTGCGGGAGTGATGACATTATGTATTACTCTCCCTGCCACGCTGGGTGCAAAAAAGTGTCTGAAAAACTCAGGAATGGCAAGAAG gtctATCGTGAGTGTAGCTGTGTCAACAGAACCCTCCTGCCCGGCCCTGGCGATGCAGAGGCAGGGAAATGCACCTCGTCCTGTGCGAAAAAGCCCTTGCTCCTGTGCTTCATGTTCGTGGTCATCCTCTTCACCTTCCTGAGCAGCATTCCTGCCCTGACTGCCACTCTGCG GTGTGTTTCCGACAGGCAAAGGTCCTTTGCACTTGGGATCCAGTGGATTGTGGTGCGGACACTAG GAGGCATCCCTGGCCCCATTGCCTTTGGATCCATGATTGATAAATCCTGCCTGCTCTGGCAGGACCAGTGTGGTGAGCAGGGCTCTTGCTACGTTTACCAGAACTCAGCCATGAGCAGATACACCCTCATCGCTGGACTGGTCTACAAG GTGCTTGGGACAACCTTCTTTATAGTCTCCTGTTTACTCTACAAACCCCCGCCACCGGAGTCGGCTCCAGGCAGCTCGGGTGCATCCGAAAATGGCAACGGTGACCTCCAGGAGCACAAGCCTTCACTGCCAGCTGAAGAGGATATATAG